One genomic segment of Ancylobacter sp. IITR112 includes these proteins:
- the rbbA gene encoding ribosome-associated ATPase/putative transporter RbbA, translating into MSGDAGAPVVALAGVTHRYGRTLALDGVDLAVPAGCMAGLIGPDGVGKSTLLGLAAGVTRIQDGHVGVLGGDMASRDWRRQAGGRIAYMPQGLGRNLYPTLSIAENLDFFGRLFGQGAAEREERIAELLAATGLAPFAARPAGKLSGGMKQKLGICAALIHDPDLVILDEPTTGIDPLSRRQFWELMARLRERRPSMSVIVATAYMEEAERFDWLAAMNAGKVLATGTPAEIRAKAGEATLERAFVALLPEAERAQDGPLPDLPRVIHDGEPAIEANGLTRRFGDFVAVDHVNFRIERGEIFGFLGSNGSGKSTTMKMLTGLLPASEGEAKLFGAPLAGGDMETRKRVGYMSQAFSLYGELTVRQNLVLHAQLFEIPEIEARVAEMERRFDLAGVADVRPESLPLGIRQRLQLAVAVIHRPEILILDEPTSGVDPVARDGFWRTLIELSRQDGVTIFLSTHFMNEAERCDRISLMHAGKVLAVGTPEALKRERGMDTLEEVFIAVLEEAGMGREEGSVELKQRPATLAPVRRFDAGRLWAYARREALEIVRDPARLAFALIGPILLLFTFGYGISFDVEKLPYAAFDQDRSAQSRQVLESFEGSRYFETHAPISSIEELETRLKSGELKLAIEIPPNFGRDLLRERSPEIGVWLDGSMPFRAETTRGYVQGIAQSYLADAEERTSGTASATAPFTLEPRYRYNQAFKSVNAMVPNVIMLMLVLIPAIMSALGVVKEKETGSITNFQSTPVTRFEFLLGKQLPYVAIAFVSFLTMVVAAWLVFAVPVKGSFATLAFGSLVYVFSTTAFGLLVSSFVKSQVAAIFATAIVAIIPAVNFSGLLVPVSSLSGGARLMGLAFPSAWYQQVSVGTFTKALGFGALWHDIAMVFALALVFIAGAMLALRKQGA; encoded by the coding sequence ATGAGCGGGGATGCGGGCGCGCCCGTTGTCGCGCTGGCCGGCGTCACCCATCGCTATGGCAGGACGCTGGCGCTGGACGGGGTCGACCTCGCCGTGCCGGCCGGCTGCATGGCCGGGCTGATCGGTCCGGACGGGGTGGGCAAATCCACTTTGCTCGGCCTCGCCGCTGGCGTCACCCGTATTCAGGACGGCCATGTCGGTGTGCTCGGCGGCGATATGGCGTCGCGCGACTGGCGCCGGCAGGCGGGCGGGCGCATCGCCTATATGCCGCAGGGGCTGGGGCGAAACCTCTACCCGACGCTGTCCATCGCGGAGAATCTCGACTTTTTCGGCCGGCTGTTCGGCCAGGGCGCGGCGGAGCGGGAAGAGCGCATCGCCGAACTGCTGGCCGCCACCGGCCTCGCCCCCTTCGCGGCGCGCCCGGCCGGCAAGCTCTCCGGCGGCATGAAGCAGAAGCTCGGCATCTGCGCCGCGCTGATCCATGATCCCGATCTCGTCATTCTCGACGAGCCGACCACCGGCATCGACCCGCTGTCGCGCCGGCAGTTCTGGGAATTGATGGCGCGGCTGCGCGAGCGCCGCCCCTCCATGAGCGTCATCGTCGCCACCGCCTATATGGAGGAGGCCGAGCGCTTCGACTGGCTGGCGGCGATGAATGCCGGCAAGGTTCTCGCCACCGGCACGCCGGCCGAGATCCGCGCCAAGGCGGGGGAGGCGACGCTGGAGCGCGCCTTCGTTGCTTTGCTCCCCGAGGCCGAGCGGGCGCAGGACGGCCCGCTGCCGGACCTGCCCCGGGTGATCCATGATGGCGAGCCGGCGATCGAGGCCAACGGCCTCACCCGCCGCTTCGGCGATTTCGTCGCCGTCGACCATGTGAATTTCCGCATCGAGCGCGGCGAGATTTTCGGCTTTCTCGGCTCCAACGGCTCGGGCAAGTCGACGACGATGAAGATGCTCACCGGGCTGCTGCCCGCCAGCGAGGGCGAGGCGAAGCTGTTCGGCGCGCCGCTGGCTGGCGGCGACATGGAAACGCGCAAGCGCGTCGGCTACATGTCGCAGGCCTTCTCGCTCTATGGCGAACTCACCGTGCGGCAGAATCTGGTGCTGCACGCGCAATTGTTCGAGATCCCCGAGATCGAGGCGCGCGTCGCCGAGATGGAACGGCGCTTCGACCTCGCCGGCGTCGCCGATGTTCGCCCGGAAAGCCTGCCGCTCGGCATCCGCCAGCGGTTGCAGCTCGCCGTGGCGGTAATCCATCGCCCGGAAATCCTCATCCTCGACGAGCCGACCTCCGGCGTCGATCCGGTGGCGCGCGACGGCTTCTGGCGCACGCTGATCGAACTCTCGCGCCAGGATGGGGTGACGATCTTCCTCTCCACCCATTTCATGAACGAGGCCGAGCGCTGCGACCGCATCTCGCTGATGCATGCCGGCAAGGTGCTGGCGGTGGGCACGCCGGAGGCGCTGAAGCGCGAGCGCGGCATGGACACGCTGGAAGAAGTGTTCATCGCCGTGCTGGAAGAGGCCGGCATGGGGCGCGAGGAGGGAAGCGTCGAGCTGAAACAACGCCCGGCGACGCTAGCGCCGGTGAGGCGCTTCGATGCCGGCCGGCTGTGGGCCTATGCTCGGCGCGAGGCGCTGGAAATAGTCCGCGACCCCGCCCGCCTCGCCTTCGCCCTCATCGGCCCGATCCTGCTCCTGTTCACCTTCGGCTACGGCATCTCCTTCGATGTCGAGAAGCTGCCCTATGCCGCCTTCGACCAGGACCGCAGCGCCCAGAGCCGGCAGGTGCTGGAGAGCTTCGAGGGCTCGCGCTATTTCGAAACCCATGCGCCCATATCCTCGATCGAGGAGCTGGAAACCCGCCTGAAGAGCGGCGAACTGAAGCTCGCCATCGAAATCCCTCCGAATTTCGGCCGCGACCTCCTGCGCGAGCGCTCACCCGAAATCGGCGTCTGGCTCGACGGCTCCATGCCGTTCCGCGCCGAGACCACCCGCGGCTATGTGCAGGGCATCGCCCAGAGCTATCTTGCCGACGCGGAAGAACGCACCAGCGGCACGGCGAGCGCCACCGCGCCCTTCACCCTTGAGCCGCGCTACCGCTACAATCAGGCGTTCAAGAGCGTGAACGCCATGGTGCCGAACGTCATCATGCTGATGCTGGTGCTGATCCCCGCCATCATGAGCGCGCTCGGCGTGGTGAAGGAGAAGGAGACCGGCTCCATCACCAATTTCCAGTCGACCCCGGTGACGCGGTTCGAATTCCTGCTCGGCAAGCAACTGCCCTATGTCGCCATCGCCTTTGTCAGCTTCCTCACCATGGTGGTGGCGGCATGGCTGGTGTTCGCCGTGCCGGTGAAGGGCTCCTTCGCCACGCTGGCCTTCGGCTCGCTGGTCTATGTGTTCTCCACCACCGCCTTCGGCCTGCTGGTGTCGAGCTTCGTCAAGAGCCAGGTGGCGGCGATCTTCGCCACCGCCATTGTCGCCATCATCCCGGCGGTGAATTTCTCCGGCCTGCTGGTGCCGGTGTCCTCGCTGTCGGGCGGGGCGCGGCTGATGGGCCTCGCCTTCCCCTCGGCCTGGTATCAGCAGGTGAGCGTCGGCACCTTCACCAAGGCGCTCGGCTTCGGCGCGCTGTGGCACGACATCGCCATGGTGTTCGCGCTGGCGCTCGTCTTCATCGCCGGCGCCATGCTGGCGCTGCGCAAGCAGGGGGCGTGA
- a CDS encoding HlyD family secretion protein, producing the protein MAGQRRFQAFSLALLLAAALAHPAGAQEGAATTPPASLGARLQALIGKLTGNRLPAGIFSTNGRIEAEQVLVAAKLAGRVLAVLVEEGQTVETGQVVARMDTSELEAQLAGAQAQVRRAEKAIAEADAAIAQRQSERTLAEQEYERAAKLKDSGFGTAQSLDLRQSQLNVALAALKAAQASLDEADAAADAARAEVARVQSLIDDSTLRAPRRGRVEYKLVQSGEVVAAGAPIVTLLDLSDVYMTVFVPARIAGRLALGDEARIILDPAPEYVVPAKVSFVATGAQFTPKSVETADEREKLMFRAKLRIAPELLRQYEDRVKAGVRGLAYVRTDPATPWPDTLAVKLPQ; encoded by the coding sequence ATGGCAGGTCAGCGACGGTTCCAGGCTTTCTCTCTCGCGCTCCTGCTCGCGGCCGCTCTGGCGCATCCCGCCGGCGCGCAGGAGGGGGCGGCCACTACGCCGCCCGCCTCCCTCGGCGCGCGGCTGCAGGCGCTGATCGGCAAGCTCACCGGCAACCGGCTGCCGGCCGGCATCTTTTCCACCAATGGGCGGATCGAGGCCGAGCAGGTGCTGGTCGCCGCCAAACTCGCCGGCCGCGTGCTCGCCGTGCTGGTGGAGGAAGGCCAGACGGTGGAGACCGGGCAGGTCGTCGCCCGCATGGACACGTCGGAGCTTGAGGCGCAGCTCGCCGGTGCGCAGGCGCAGGTGCGCCGGGCGGAAAAGGCGATCGCCGAGGCGGATGCCGCCATCGCCCAGCGCCAGAGCGAGCGCACCCTCGCCGAACAGGAATATGAGCGCGCCGCCAAGCTGAAGGACAGCGGCTTCGGCACGGCCCAGTCGCTCGATCTGCGCCAGAGCCAGCTCAATGTCGCGCTCGCCGCGCTGAAGGCGGCGCAGGCTTCGCTGGATGAGGCCGATGCCGCCGCCGACGCGGCGCGGGCGGAAGTGGCGCGGGTGCAATCGCTGATCGACGATTCCACCCTGCGGGCGCCCCGGCGCGGGCGGGTCGAATACAAGCTGGTGCAGTCGGGCGAGGTGGTGGCGGCCGGCGCGCCCATCGTCACCCTGCTCGACCTGTCGGATGTCTATATGACCGTGTTCGTGCCGGCCCGCATCGCCGGCCGTCTGGCGCTGGGCGACGAGGCGCGCATCATCCTCGATCCCGCGCCGGAATATGTGGTGCCGGCCAAGGTGAGCTTCGTCGCCACCGGCGCGCAGTTCACCCCGAAATCGGTGGAAACGGCGGATGAGCGCGAGAAGCTGATGTTCCGCGCCAAGCTGCGCATCGCGCCGGAGCTGCTGCGGCAATATGAGGACCGGGTCAAGGCCGGCGTGCGCGGCCTCGCCTATGTCCGCACCGATCCGGCGACGCCCTGGCCCGACACTCTCGCGGTCAAGCTGCCGCAATGA
- a CDS encoding zinc-dependent alcohol dehydrogenase family protein: MKAMVLHATGEALRFEQRALPAPGPGEIRVRVEACAVCRTDLHVVDGDLPPGPLPIIPGHEVVGLVEAQGEGVDAPALGTRVGIPWLGHTCGHCPYCASQRENLCDAPAFTGYTRDGGFASHVIADAAYCFPLIGFDDPVAAAPLMCAGLIGWRTLKLAGEAPRVGLYGFGAAAHLIAQLCRWQGREVYAFTRAGDEGAQQLALSLGAVWAGSSGEAPPVPLDAALIFAPVGALVPLALRAVRKGGRVVCGGIHMSDIPQFPYALLWEERQVLSVANLTRADAHEFLALAPQAGVRATTHVYRLEQANDALADLRAGHFQGAAVLVP; encoded by the coding sequence ATGAAGGCCATGGTGCTCCACGCCACTGGCGAGGCGCTGCGTTTCGAACAGCGCGCGCTGCCGGCGCCCGGCCCCGGGGAAATCCGGGTGCGGGTGGAAGCCTGCGCCGTGTGCCGCACCGATCTTCACGTCGTCGACGGCGATCTGCCACCCGGCCCGCTGCCCATCATCCCCGGCCATGAGGTGGTCGGCCTTGTCGAGGCGCAGGGCGAGGGGGTGGATGCCCCGGCGCTCGGCACCCGCGTCGGCATTCCCTGGCTCGGCCACACTTGCGGCCACTGCCCCTATTGCGCCAGCCAGCGCGAGAACCTGTGCGACGCCCCCGCCTTCACCGGCTACACCCGCGATGGCGGCTTCGCCAGCCATGTGATCGCCGATGCCGCCTATTGCTTTCCGCTCATCGGCTTCGACGACCCCGTCGCCGCCGCGCCGCTGATGTGCGCCGGGCTGATCGGCTGGCGCACGCTGAAACTGGCGGGCGAGGCGCCGCGCGTCGGGCTCTATGGCTTCGGCGCCGCCGCCCATCTCATCGCCCAGCTCTGCCGCTGGCAGGGGCGCGAGGTCTATGCCTTCACCCGCGCGGGGGACGAGGGCGCGCAGCAGCTCGCCCTCTCGCTCGGCGCGGTCTGGGCCGGAAGCTCGGGCGAGGCGCCGCCGGTGCCGCTCGACGCCGCGCTGATCTTCGCCCCCGTCGGCGCGCTGGTGCCGCTCGCTTTGCGCGCGGTGCGAAAAGGCGGGCGGGTTGTGTGCGGCGGCATTCATATGAGCGACATCCCGCAATTTCCCTATGCACTCCTATGGGAAGAGCGGCAGGTGCTCTCGGTCGCCAACCTCACCCGCGCCGATGCGCACGAATTCCTCGCCCTCGCCCCGCAGGCCGGGGTGCGGGCGACCACCCATGTCTACCGGCTGGAACAGGCCAATGACGCCCTCGCCGATCTACGCGCGGGCCATTTTCAGGGGGCGGCGGTGCTGGTGCCGTGA
- a CDS encoding phosphoketolase produces MASQQATDTLAPDLLNRMNAWWRAANYLSVGQIYLLANPLLREKLTLEHVKPRLLGHWGTTPGLNFLYVHLNRLIRDTGAEILFIAGPGHGAPGVVAATYLEGTYSELYPDVSQDEAGLCRLFRQFSFPGGIPSHAAPETPGSIHEGGELGYSLSHAYGAVLDNPELIVACVVGDGEAETGPLATSWHGNKFLNPASDGAVLPILHLNGYKIANPTVLARIPHEELKSLFEGYGYEPIFVEGEDPEPMHQAMAAALNEAHGKIRAIQEAARTRGDTDRPRWPMIVLRSPKGWTGPKTVDGKKAEGFWRSHQVPFADMSKPEHLTLLEDWMKSYKPDELFDEAGTLKPEIAALAPEGVKRMSANPHANGGALRRPLRLPDFTAYAVEVAHPGEKELESTFIMGTFLRDVMKENEAAKNFRVFGPDETASNRLQALFEVTNRAWDAETLSYDDHLARDGRVMEMLSEHMCQGWLEGYLLTGRHGLFSCYEAFIHIVDSMFNQHAKWLKSSKEVEWRRPIASLNYLLTSHVWRQDHNGFSHQDPGFIDHVVNKKAEIVRVYLPPDANTLLYVTDHCLRSWNRVNVIVAGKQPAPQWLDMDSAIKHCAKGIGMWEWASTDGGVDPDVVLACAGDVPTLETLAAADLLRGFFPDLKVRVVNVVDLMTLQPQSEHPHGLSETDFDALFTTDKPVIFAYHGYPWLIHRLAYRRTNHDNMHVRGYVEEGSTTTPFDMVVRNRLDRFHLVADVLDRVPQLKTNTHVRQAIRDKLTEHARYIRAHGLDMPEVREWKWSGGK; encoded by the coding sequence ATGGCATCGCAGCAGGCGACGGACACTCTCGCGCCGGACCTTCTCAACCGCATGAACGCCTGGTGGCGGGCGGCGAATTATCTCTCCGTCGGGCAGATCTACCTGCTCGCCAACCCGCTGCTGCGCGAGAAGCTGACGCTGGAGCATGTGAAGCCTCGCCTGCTCGGCCATTGGGGCACCACGCCGGGGCTGAACTTCCTCTACGTCCATCTCAACCGGCTGATCCGCGACACCGGCGCGGAAATCCTGTTCATCGCCGGCCCCGGCCATGGCGCGCCCGGCGTGGTGGCGGCGACCTATCTCGAAGGCACCTATAGCGAGCTCTACCCCGATGTCTCGCAGGACGAGGCCGGGCTGTGCCGGCTGTTCCGGCAGTTCTCCTTCCCCGGCGGCATTCCCAGCCACGCGGCGCCGGAAACCCCCGGCTCGATCCATGAGGGCGGCGAACTCGGCTATTCGCTCTCCCACGCCTATGGCGCGGTGCTGGACAATCCCGAGCTGATCGTCGCCTGCGTGGTCGGCGATGGCGAGGCGGAAACCGGCCCGCTCGCCACCTCCTGGCACGGCAACAAGTTCCTCAACCCCGCCAGCGACGGCGCGGTGCTGCCGATCCTGCACCTCAACGGCTACAAGATCGCCAACCCGACCGTGCTCGCCCGCATCCCGCATGAGGAGCTGAAAAGCCTGTTCGAGGGCTATGGCTACGAGCCGATCTTCGTCGAGGGTGAAGACCCCGAGCCGATGCACCAGGCGATGGCGGCGGCGCTGAATGAGGCGCATGGCAAGATCCGCGCGATCCAGGAGGCGGCGCGCACCCGCGGCGACACCGACCGCCCGCGCTGGCCGATGATCGTGCTGCGCTCGCCCAAGGGCTGGACCGGCCCGAAGACGGTGGACGGCAAGAAGGCGGAGGGCTTCTGGCGCTCGCACCAGGTGCCGTTCGCCGACATGTCGAAGCCCGAGCACCTGACCCTGCTCGAAGACTGGATGAAGAGCTACAAGCCGGACGAGCTGTTCGACGAGGCGGGGACGCTGAAGCCCGAGATCGCCGCGCTGGCGCCGGAGGGGGTGAAGCGCATGAGCGCCAACCCGCACGCCAATGGCGGCGCGCTGCGCCGGCCGCTGCGCCTGCCCGATTTCACCGCCTATGCGGTGGAGGTCGCCCATCCCGGCGAGAAGGAACTCGAATCCACCTTCATCATGGGCACCTTCCTGCGCGACGTGATGAAGGAGAACGAGGCGGCGAAGAATTTCCGCGTCTTCGGCCCGGACGAGACCGCCTCCAACCGGCTGCAGGCGCTGTTCGAGGTGACCAACCGCGCCTGGGACGCGGAAACCCTTTCCTATGACGACCATCTCGCCCGCGACGGGCGGGTGATGGAAATGCTGTCCGAACATATGTGCCAGGGCTGGCTGGAGGGCTATCTGCTCACCGGCCGCCACGGGCTGTTCTCCTGCTACGAGGCGTTCATCCACATCGTCGATTCGATGTTCAACCAGCACGCCAAATGGCTGAAATCGTCCAAGGAGGTGGAATGGCGCCGGCCCATCGCCTCGCTCAACTATTTGCTGACCTCGCATGTGTGGCGCCAGGACCATAACGGCTTCAGCCATCAGGACCCCGGCTTCATCGACCATGTGGTGAACAAGAAGGCGGAGATCGTGCGCGTCTACCTGCCGCCGGACGCCAACACGCTGCTCTATGTCACCGACCACTGCCTGCGCTCGTGGAACCGGGTCAATGTCATCGTCGCCGGCAAGCAGCCCGCGCCGCAATGGCTCGACATGGACAGCGCGATCAAGCACTGCGCCAAGGGCATCGGCATGTGGGAATGGGCCTCCACCGATGGCGGCGTCGACCCCGACGTGGTGCTGGCCTGCGCCGGCGACGTGCCCACGCTGGAGACGCTGGCCGCCGCCGACCTGCTGCGCGGCTTCTTCCCCGATCTCAAGGTGCGCGTGGTCAATGTGGTCGACCTGATGACGCTGCAGCCGCAGTCCGAGCACCCGCACGGCCTGTCGGAGACCGATTTCGACGCGCTTTTCACCACCGACAAGCCGGTCATCTTCGCCTATCACGGCTATCCCTGGCTGATCCACCGCCTCGCCTATCGCCGCACCAACCACGACAACATGCATGTGCGCGGCTATGTCGAGGAAGGCTCCACCACCACGCCCTTCGACATGGTGGTGCGCAACCGGCTGGACCGCTTCCACCTCGTCGCCGATGTGCTGGACCGGGTGCCGCAACTGAAGACCAACACCCATGTGCGCCAGGCGATCCGCGACAAGCTGACCGAGCACGCCCGCTATATCCGCGCCCACGGCCTCGACATGCCGGAAGTGCGGGAGTGGAAATGGTCGGGGGGCAAGTGA
- a CDS encoding PepSY domain-containing protein translates to MKKIVAGLIAFSVLAPVAAFAGPVCTTEAKDKWMTEDAMKAKVAEMGYQKIKTFKVSGSCYEIYGYTKDNKKAEVYFNPVTGAVVKSEIDG, encoded by the coding sequence ATGAAGAAGATCGTTGCCGGGCTCATAGCCTTCTCCGTCCTCGCGCCCGTCGCCGCTTTCGCCGGCCCTGTCTGCACGACGGAAGCCAAGGACAAGTGGATGACCGAGGACGCCATGAAGGCCAAGGTGGCCGAGATGGGCTACCAGAAGATCAAGACCTTCAAGGTCTCCGGCTCCTGCTATGAAATCTACGGCTACACCAAGGACAACAAGAAGGCCGAAGTTTACTTCAACCCGGTGACCGGCGCCGTCGTGAAGTCCGAGATCGACGGATGA
- a CDS encoding cytochrome b/b6 domain-containing protein: MTDRVAQAGGVSPSAAGASVRVWDPVVRLFHWTVVAGCVLNLFVLEDGELPHKIVGYAVAAALAVRLVWGFIGTKHARFADFIPTPSRLIAYVRALLRGEEPRMLGHNPAGAVMMLALMALLAAVCLTGWMTTLDAFWGEDWLEALHEGLANAILVLALLHAAAALFESWRHRENLVWSMVTGWKRR, encoded by the coding sequence ATGACCGACAGGGTCGCTCAGGCCGGCGGCGTCTCGCCGTCGGCCGCGGGCGCCAGCGTCCGGGTGTGGGATCCGGTCGTGCGCCTGTTCCACTGGACCGTCGTCGCCGGCTGCGTCCTCAACCTGTTCGTTCTGGAAGATGGCGAACTACCGCACAAGATTGTCGGCTATGCCGTCGCCGCCGCTCTGGCCGTCCGCCTCGTCTGGGGCTTCATCGGCACAAAGCACGCACGTTTTGCCGACTTCATTCCGACGCCCTCCCGGCTCATCGCCTATGTCCGCGCCTTGCTGCGCGGCGAGGAACCGCGCATGCTCGGCCACAACCCGGCCGGGGCGGTGATGATGCTGGCGCTGATGGCGCTGCTCGCCGCCGTCTGCCTCACCGGCTGGATGACGACGCTCGACGCCTTCTGGGGCGAGGACTGGCTGGAGGCGCTTCACGAAGGCCTCGCCAATGCCATACTGGTGCTTGCCCTGCTGCACGCGGCGGCGGCGCTGTTCGAAAGCTGGCGTCACCGCGAGAACCTCGTATGGTCCATGGTGACGGGTTGGAAAAGACGGTGA
- a CDS encoding response regulator — MRLLLVEDSARLRELVGETIRMAGWRLDAVGGVAEAQEALATTHYDLVLLDLGLPDGDGLDVVRGLRRNRNGTPVLVLTARGAVDERIAGLDAGADDYLTKPFNNGELLARARALLRRAPVSADPVLEAGALRFDPATQEARCGEEVIALAPRERATLEILLRNAGRVTPKRGLEEALSEYDEEISPNAIEVLMSRLRRRLAPYPTRTAIETVRGVGYLLRETEG; from the coding sequence ATGCGGCTTCTGCTGGTTGAAGACAGCGCGCGCCTGCGCGAGCTTGTCGGCGAAACCATCCGCATGGCGGGCTGGCGGCTCGACGCCGTCGGCGGCGTGGCGGAAGCGCAGGAGGCGCTGGCCACCACCCATTACGACCTCGTGCTGCTCGATCTCGGCCTGCCCGATGGCGACGGGCTCGATGTGGTCCGCGGCCTGCGGCGCAACCGCAACGGCACGCCGGTGCTGGTGCTGACCGCGCGCGGGGCGGTGGATGAGCGCATTGCCGGGCTCGATGCCGGTGCCGACGACTATCTCACCAAGCCGTTCAACAATGGCGAACTGCTCGCCCGCGCCCGCGCCTTGCTGCGCCGCGCCCCGGTTTCCGCCGACCCGGTGCTGGAAGCCGGCGCGCTGCGCTTCGATCCGGCGACGCAGGAGGCGCGCTGCGGCGAGGAAGTGATCGCGCTCGCCCCGCGCGAGCGGGCGACACTGGAAATATTGCTGCGCAATGCCGGCCGGGTGACGCCCAAGCGCGGGCTGGAAGAGGCGCTGTCCGAATATGACGAGGAAATCAGCCCCAACGCCATCGAGGTGCTGATGTCGCGCCTGCGCCGGCGGCTGGCGCCCTACCCTACCCGCACCGCCATCGAGACGGTGCGCGGCGTCGGCTATCTCCTTCGCGAGACCGAAGGGTGA
- a CDS encoding ATP-binding protein has translation MKRAGRAPLGRLVALRIVLFAALAMLAQLVAVLVDYGSDPDNMARLVLEQETVELAEGLSLHGARLAYELPEDLRGRYGAAGTGYVARVRTAQGVVLFSHCDDACTAHFLPLDLNPPSFWLRTLTSGYPLSFAGGRTVAIGPRDAFIEVAVTGDPQGAVWGVLAHEVLDHMVLPMSLTLIFVLGATLLSIRAALRPVTAAAGAAERLDPLSPDARLDEAGMPREIAQLAGAVNRSYARTRELMNAQKLFTSAIAHEIRTPLAVIRLELERIDHPAAHRALGELDELTHFIEQMVMLARLEAADRSGFTPVPLNEIGRDMVGTLAPMVYARGARIGFEEAGEVYVPGNAALLKDAVRNLIENALRHAGPGVSITVRSDDGPGIAVLDDGRGFDPDAPGEATDPPGHYRRAGGLGIGLEIVRRIAALHGGRLEITRHAPTGTKARLVFAPAPFTPAR, from the coding sequence GTGAAGCGGGCCGGCCGCGCGCCGCTCGGGCGCCTCGTCGCGCTGCGCATCGTGCTGTTCGCCGCGCTCGCCATGCTGGCGCAGCTTGTCGCGGTGCTGGTCGACTATGGCAGCGACCCCGACAATATGGCCCGGCTGGTGCTGGAACAGGAAACCGTCGAACTGGCGGAAGGGCTGTCGCTGCATGGCGCCCGCCTTGCCTATGAGCTGCCGGAGGACCTGCGCGGCCGCTACGGCGCGGCGGGCACGGGCTATGTCGCCCGCGTGCGCACCGCGCAGGGCGTGGTGCTGTTCTCGCATTGCGACGATGCCTGCACCGCGCATTTTCTCCCGCTCGACCTCAACCCGCCCTCCTTCTGGCTGCGCACGCTGACCTCGGGCTATCCGCTGAGCTTTGCCGGCGGGCGCACGGTGGCGATCGGACCGCGCGACGCCTTCATCGAGGTGGCGGTGACGGGCGACCCGCAGGGCGCCGTGTGGGGCGTGCTGGCGCATGAGGTGCTGGACCATATGGTGCTGCCGATGAGCCTCACCCTCATCTTCGTGCTGGGGGCGACGCTGCTGTCCATCCGCGCCGCGCTGCGCCCGGTGACGGCGGCCGCCGGCGCGGCCGAGCGGCTCGACCCGCTGAGCCCGGATGCGCGGCTCGATGAGGCCGGCATGCCGCGCGAGATCGCCCAACTGGCCGGGGCGGTCAACCGCTCCTATGCCCGCACCCGCGAATTGATGAACGCGCAGAAGCTGTTCACGTCGGCCATCGCCCATGAAATCCGCACGCCGCTGGCGGTGATCCGGCTGGAACTGGAGCGGATCGACCACCCCGCCGCGCACCGCGCGCTGGGGGAACTGGATGAATTGACCCATTTCATCGAGCAGATGGTGATGCTGGCGCGGCTGGAGGCCGCCGACCGCAGCGGCTTCACGCCCGTGCCGCTCAATGAGATCGGCCGCGACATGGTCGGCACGCTGGCGCCGATGGTCTATGCCCGCGGTGCCCGCATCGGCTTTGAGGAGGCGGGCGAGGTTTACGTGCCCGGCAATGCCGCGCTGCTGAAGGACGCGGTGCGCAATCTGATCGAGAACGCGCTGCGCCATGCCGGGCCGGGGGTCTCCATCACCGTGCGCAGCGATGACGGGCCGGGCATCGCTGTCCTCGATGACGGGCGCGGCTTCGACCCCGACGCGCCGGGCGAGGCGACCGACCCGCCCGGCCATTACCGCCGCGCCGGTGGCCTCGGCATCGGGCTGGAAATCGTCCGCCGCATCGCCGCGCTGCATGGCGGGCGGTTGGAAATCACCCGTCACGCCCCGACGGGCACAAAGGCGCGGCTGGTGTTTGCCCCCGCCCCGTTCACACCCGCGCGATAA
- a CDS encoding DUF72 domain-containing protein, translating into MSPPAPIRIGVGGWTFEPWRGVFYPDGLTQKRELEYAASKLTAIEINGTYYGSQKPESFAKWHAETPEGFIFTLKGPRFTTNRRVLAEAGASIERFFASGVTELKEKLGPVNWQFMATKKFDPDDFAAFLALLPKRVDGRDIRHAVEVRHESFKSPDFVALAREHNVAIVHAGDSDFPAIADVTASFVYARIMGTTEDEALGYGETALDFWAATARAWAKGETPEAHKPALLAAPASAMPREVFLFVISGFKPRNPAAAQALIARV; encoded by the coding sequence ATGTCCCCTCCCGCACCCATCCGCATCGGCGTCGGCGGCTGGACCTTCGAGCCCTGGCGCGGGGTGTTCTATCCCGACGGCCTGACCCAGAAGCGCGAGCTGGAATATGCCGCGTCCAAGCTCACCGCCATCGAGATCAACGGCACCTATTACGGCTCGCAAAAGCCGGAGAGCTTCGCCAAATGGCATGCGGAGACGCCGGAAGGCTTCATCTTCACGCTGAAAGGCCCGCGCTTCACCACCAATCGCCGGGTGCTGGCCGAGGCGGGCGCGTCCATTGAGCGCTTCTTCGCCAGCGGCGTCACCGAGCTGAAGGAAAAGCTCGGCCCGGTGAACTGGCAGTTCATGGCCACCAAGAAGTTCGATCCGGACGATTTCGCCGCCTTCCTCGCCCTGCTGCCGAAGCGCGTCGACGGCCGCGACATCCGCCATGCGGTGGAGGTGCGGCATGAGAGCTTCAAATCGCCGGATTTCGTCGCGCTGGCGCGCGAGCATAACGTCGCCATCGTCCATGCCGGCGACAGCGATTTCCCTGCCATAGCCGATGTCACCGCCTCCTTCGTCTATGCCCGCATCATGGGAACAACCGAGGACGAGGCGCTGGGCTATGGCGAGACGGCGCTCGACTTCTGGGCCGCCACCGCGCGGGCCTGGGCCAAGGGCGAGACGCCGGAAGCCCACAAGCCGGCCCTGCTCGCCGCGCCCGCGTCGGCGATGCCGCGCGAGGTGTTCCTGTTCGTCATTTCCGGCTTCAAGCCGCGCAACCCCGCCGCCGCGCAGGCGCTTATCGCGCGGGTGTGA